A stretch of Microbacterium caowuchunii DNA encodes these proteins:
- a CDS encoding ABC transporter permease, which produces MNALDNSATRARRGFVWPAWGWSLIGVLAVWAVIISVRPGAPLDPLTQALSLAPFLVLVALGQMIVITLGPGNIDVSVGTIISMTSYISVAVGATAGPVAGLLAAAGAGVAAGLISVAAILLLRVPPIIATLATSLIVTSATLLLADAARGSADPALRSFVNAKVLGIPAIALLVVLVTVVIWFVLKHTRLGLSIIAVGQSDRAAERAGIKVAGVTATAYLLSAGFAGLVGGLLAAFISPSTVLGTSYMLDSIAVVVIGGTLISGGRPVPAGAWTGALFFVLLSGLLNLVGWSVGAQNVLKGVLVVLVVIIASASTGTGRATIRRLRASLSPGSSRAVPTTTEKKESLHG; this is translated from the coding sequence ATGAACGCCCTCGACAACAGCGCCACCCGCGCCCGCCGCGGTTTCGTCTGGCCCGCCTGGGGCTGGTCGCTCATCGGCGTGCTCGCCGTCTGGGCCGTCATCATCTCGGTGCGCCCCGGCGCCCCGCTCGACCCGCTCACCCAGGCGCTCTCGCTCGCCCCGTTCCTCGTGCTCGTGGCGCTCGGGCAGATGATCGTGATCACCCTCGGACCCGGCAACATCGACGTCTCGGTCGGCACGATCATCTCGATGACGTCGTACATCTCGGTCGCCGTGGGTGCCACGGCGGGTCCCGTGGCGGGGCTCCTCGCCGCCGCGGGCGCAGGTGTCGCCGCGGGGCTCATCAGCGTCGCCGCCATCCTGCTCCTGCGCGTGCCGCCGATCATCGCCACCCTCGCCACGAGCCTCATCGTCACCAGCGCCACCCTGCTGCTGGCGGATGCGGCCCGCGGCTCGGCCGACCCGGCCCTGCGCTCCTTCGTCAACGCGAAGGTGCTCGGCATCCCGGCGATCGCCCTGCTGGTCGTCCTCGTCACCGTCGTGATCTGGTTCGTGCTGAAGCACACCCGGCTCGGACTCTCGATCATCGCCGTCGGTCAGAGCGACCGCGCCGCCGAGCGGGCCGGCATCAAGGTGGCCGGCGTCACCGCCACCGCCTACCTGCTCAGCGCCGGGTTCGCCGGTCTCGTCGGGGGCCTGCTGGCCGCGTTCATCTCGCCCAGCACCGTGCTCGGCACGTCGTACATGCTCGACTCCATCGCGGTCGTCGTCATCGGCGGGACGCTCATCTCCGGCGGACGCCCGGTACCCGCGGGCGCGTGGACCGGTGCGCTCTTCTTCGTGCTCCTCTCCGGTCTGCTGAACCTCGTCGGCTGGTCCGTCGGTGCGCAGAACGTGCTCAAGGGCGTGCTCGTCGTCCTCGTCGTGATCATCGCCTCGGCCTCCACCGGCACGGGCCGGGCCACCATCCGGCGCCTGCGCGCCTCACTCTCCCCGGGCTCGTCCCGGGCGGTCCCCACCACCACAGAAAAGAAGGAGTCCCTTCATGGCTGA
- a CDS encoding ABC transporter permease: MSTATVSYPTAGQRARASASNGSPALLSLVALVAIFAITATLQPGILSVPGLTLMLMSSVPLVLAAQAQMIIMSVGDIDLSVGYLVGLVTVIAATLFIDAPLLALGTIVGIVAIYAVIAYVVQRRGVPSIILTLGMSFVWLGIGLQIRPTPGGATPDWLSVISTWRPTWFPAPVIFIIAATLLGWYVTRRARMGTRMRALGSQAPTLEKAGVSLAGTRITAYVIAAVFMILAGLMLASQTWSGDINAASEYTLMTIAAVILGGGTFSGGRALPIGATLGAVTLGLITVLLSLINLPSSLQSAAQGVIVIAVLAGRIITERFAR; the protein is encoded by the coding sequence ATGAGCACCGCCACCGTCTCTTATCCCACCGCCGGGCAGCGGGCCCGCGCGAGCGCCTCGAACGGCTCGCCGGCACTGCTCTCGCTCGTCGCCCTGGTCGCGATCTTCGCGATCACCGCGACCCTGCAGCCCGGCATCCTGAGCGTTCCCGGCCTCACCCTCATGCTCATGTCGTCGGTGCCGCTCGTGCTGGCGGCCCAGGCGCAGATGATCATCATGAGCGTCGGCGACATCGACCTGAGCGTCGGCTACCTCGTCGGCCTCGTCACCGTCATCGCCGCCACCCTCTTCATCGACGCGCCGCTGCTCGCGCTCGGCACGATCGTCGGGATCGTCGCGATCTACGCCGTCATCGCCTACGTGGTGCAGCGCCGCGGAGTGCCCTCCATCATCCTGACCCTCGGGATGTCGTTCGTCTGGCTCGGCATCGGCCTGCAGATCCGGCCCACCCCGGGCGGGGCGACCCCGGACTGGCTGTCGGTCATCTCCACCTGGCGTCCGACCTGGTTCCCGGCGCCGGTCATCTTCATCATCGCCGCGACGCTGCTCGGCTGGTACGTCACCCGCCGTGCCCGCATGGGCACCCGGATGCGGGCACTCGGCTCGCAGGCCCCCACGCTCGAGAAGGCCGGGGTGTCGCTGGCCGGCACCCGCATCACCGCCTACGTGATCGCCGCCGTCTTCATGATCCTCGCGGGGCTCATGCTCGCCTCGCAGACCTGGTCCGGCGACATCAACGCCGCCAGCGAATACACGCTCATGACGATCGCCGCGGTGATCCTCGGCGGCGGCACCTTCTCCGGTGGCCGGGCCCTGCCCATCGGCGCCACGCTCGGCGCGGTCACCCTGGGGCTCATCACGGTGCTCCTCAGCCTCATCAACCTTCCTTCCAGCCTGCAGTCGGCGGCGCAGGGCGTCATCGTCATCGCCGTGCTGGCCGGACGCATCATCACGGAGAGGTTCGCCCGATGA
- a CDS encoding sugar ABC transporter ATP-binding protein: protein MTSVTQSSNSATPRATDVVLTATDVSKRYGNTRALAGIDVTVAAGEILGLVGHNGAGKSTLMRVLAGREQPDTGRVTWRGGDAWNQRAAADAGVRMIYQELALCPDLTVAENIALSDRSARGWGWRRTAEKHVAETLDEVFPGHGIGIVRRTSNLTMAQRQMVEIARALCTPNLAMLILDEPTESLSVDATRQLYTHLRRLTASGVSMVLISHRMQEVLANADRIAVMKDGRIVDTVAASATSEEALLATMGGEVHADTATIRRVTNADGAPVDIRNDGLVARIENEGSVPFTVQPGEIIGLAGLAGHGQDTLLRRLWAGGRGVTVAKRRAYVPGDRQTSGIFPLWSVAENLTVSASRQLSRGGVIRSAAKRALAAQWVERLNVKGGARAPITSLSGGNQQKVLVARAFATDASLVLLDDPFRGVDVATKNELYALMRVEAARGRSVVWYSTENGEMAHCDRVYVFRSGRIVSELAGDEIAEDRIIADSFGSDAPTEEDAR from the coding sequence ATGACATCCGTGACGCAGAGCTCGAACTCTGCCACCCCCCGAGCGACCGACGTCGTGCTGACCGCGACGGACGTGTCCAAGCGGTACGGCAACACGAGGGCACTCGCGGGAATCGACGTCACCGTCGCCGCGGGGGAGATCCTCGGACTGGTCGGCCACAACGGCGCCGGTAAGAGCACCCTGATGCGGGTGCTCGCCGGTCGCGAACAGCCCGACACCGGGCGCGTCACCTGGCGCGGCGGCGACGCGTGGAACCAGCGCGCCGCCGCCGACGCCGGGGTGCGCATGATCTACCAGGAGCTCGCGCTCTGCCCCGACCTCACCGTCGCGGAGAACATCGCGCTCTCCGACCGCTCCGCGCGCGGGTGGGGCTGGCGCCGCACCGCCGAGAAGCACGTCGCCGAGACGCTCGACGAGGTGTTCCCCGGCCACGGCATCGGCATCGTCCGCCGCACGAGCAACCTCACCATGGCCCAGCGTCAGATGGTGGAGATCGCCCGTGCCCTGTGCACGCCGAACCTCGCCATGCTCATCCTCGACGAGCCGACCGAGTCCCTCAGCGTCGACGCCACGCGTCAGCTCTACACGCACCTGCGCCGCCTCACCGCGTCGGGCGTGAGCATGGTGCTCATCTCGCACCGGATGCAGGAGGTGCTCGCCAACGCCGACCGCATCGCCGTGATGAAGGACGGCCGCATCGTCGACACCGTCGCGGCATCCGCCACCTCAGAGGAAGCGCTGCTGGCGACCATGGGCGGCGAGGTGCATGCCGACACCGCCACCATCCGCCGCGTCACGAACGCCGACGGCGCCCCCGTCGACATCCGCAACGACGGGCTCGTCGCGCGCATCGAGAACGAGGGCTCCGTGCCCTTCACGGTGCAGCCGGGCGAGATCATCGGACTCGCCGGCCTCGCCGGACACGGCCAGGACACGCTGCTGCGCCGCCTCTGGGCCGGTGGCCGCGGCGTGACCGTCGCGAAGCGCCGCGCGTACGTGCCCGGCGACCGCCAGACCAGCGGCATCTTCCCGCTCTGGAGCGTCGCGGAGAACCTGACCGTGTCGGCATCCCGACAGCTGTCCCGCGGCGGTGTCATCCGCTCGGCGGCCAAGCGCGCCCTCGCCGCGCAGTGGGTGGAGCGCCTCAACGTCAAGGGCGGCGCCCGCGCCCCCATCACCTCGCTCTCCGGCGGTAACCAGCAGAAGGTGCTCGTCGCGCGCGCGTTTGCCACGGATGCCTCCCTCGTGCTGCTCGACGACCCGTTCCGCGGCGTCGACGTCGCCACCAAGAACGAGCTGTACGCGCTCATGCGCGTCGAGGCCGCCCGCGGCCGCTCGGTCGTCTGGTACTCCACCGAGAACGGGGAGATGGCCCACTGCGACCGCGTGTACGTGTTCCGCTCCGGCCGCATCGTCTCGGAGCTCGCCGGCGACGAGATCGCCGAAGACCGCATCATCGCCGACTCGTTCGGCAGCGACGCCCCCACTGAGGAGGACGCTCGATGA
- a CDS encoding substrate-binding domain-containing protein, which translates to MKFPNIRRTATAVTAAAAAVLLLAGCAGGSDAGTADGTEPEGLKIALSNGFVNGWRLTLIDKFETEAEKLKDEGIVSEYSVVNAPGENSATEQASQIRSLMLQNPDVLMVIPASSSALKPVIEEACTAGINVIILDAEMETSCGTVVRNEYGQWGADSLEPALEAIGGAGNIVINRGVIGSQPEEAFHNRQLEILADYPDVNVVAEVNGFCDSATAQKELVGILGSLPEVAAVPGCIGGMGVVQAFESAGREAPVVVFDTDGKSLSFWKESGISNGSFAALTDPGQVVAALYVALAKERGEEVPADVVLPLVKISQDELDYWVAELNADEYASIAWDDASIEAALKALADGEKVQAPAVS; encoded by the coding sequence ATGAAGTTCCCGAACATCCGCCGCACGGCGACCGCGGTCACCGCTGCCGCCGCCGCGGTCCTGCTGCTCGCCGGTTGTGCCGGTGGCAGCGACGCCGGCACCGCTGACGGCACCGAGCCGGAAGGGCTGAAGATCGCCCTGTCCAACGGCTTCGTCAACGGATGGCGCCTGACCCTCATCGACAAGTTCGAGACCGAGGCCGAGAAGCTCAAGGACGAAGGCATCGTCTCGGAGTACTCCGTCGTCAACGCTCCGGGCGAGAACAGCGCCACCGAGCAGGCGTCCCAGATCCGCAGCCTCATGCTGCAGAACCCCGACGTGCTCATGGTCATCCCGGCCTCCTCGAGCGCGCTCAAGCCGGTCATCGAAGAGGCCTGCACCGCGGGCATCAACGTGATCATCCTGGACGCCGAGATGGAGACCAGCTGCGGCACGGTCGTCCGTAACGAGTACGGCCAGTGGGGTGCCGACTCGCTCGAGCCCGCTCTCGAGGCCATCGGCGGCGCCGGCAACATCGTCATCAACCGCGGCGTCATCGGCTCGCAGCCGGAGGAGGCCTTCCACAACCGGCAGCTGGAGATCCTCGCGGACTACCCGGACGTGAACGTCGTCGCCGAGGTCAACGGCTTCTGCGACTCCGCCACCGCGCAGAAGGAGCTCGTCGGCATCCTGGGCTCGCTGCCCGAGGTCGCCGCGGTCCCCGGCTGCATCGGCGGCATGGGCGTCGTGCAGGCATTCGAGTCCGCCGGCCGTGAGGCCCCCGTCGTCGTCTTCGACACCGACGGCAAGTCGCTCAGCTTCTGGAAGGAAAGCGGCATCTCGAACGGTTCGTTCGCTGCGCTGACCGACCCGGGCCAGGTCGTCGCCGCCCTCTACGTCGCCCTCGCCAAGGAGCGCGGTGAAGAGGTCCCCGCCGACGTCGTGCTGCCCCTCGTGAAGATCAGCCAGGACGAGCTCGACTACTGGGTCGCCGAGCTGAACGCGGACGAGTACGCGTCCATCGCCTGGGACGACGCATCCATCGAGGCCGCGCTCAAGGCGCTGGCCGACGGCGAGAAGGTGCAGGCTCCGGCGGTCTCCTGA
- a CDS encoding GntR family transcriptional regulator: protein MPTPATHVALDREADAPLWQQLARVLRDEIEAGLLRADQALPSESELIDRYGVSRTVVREALAELVRAGLIYKVRARGSFVSPQRPDLKFIGSMTGSSDDLSTTGRSVTTRVLDFELGTADAEDAEALRIPEGSPVVRLRRLRHVDGTPWLLVDTVLPHDRFPTLGRANLENRSLYEHLRRHFGVEPSGADRWISAVVPTPEDAGLLELGPGQPVLSIESVAWDSDGVPFERYHALHRSDESRFYVGIR from the coding sequence ATGCCGACACCCGCGACGCACGTCGCTCTCGACCGCGAGGCGGACGCACCGCTGTGGCAGCAGCTGGCGCGTGTTCTCCGCGACGAGATCGAGGCGGGCCTTCTGCGCGCCGATCAGGCTCTCCCCTCGGAATCGGAGCTCATCGATCGCTACGGCGTCTCCCGCACGGTGGTGCGTGAGGCCCTCGCCGAACTCGTTCGCGCCGGTCTCATCTACAAGGTGCGTGCCCGCGGATCGTTCGTGTCCCCGCAGCGTCCGGATCTGAAGTTCATCGGGTCGATGACCGGTTCCTCGGACGACCTGTCCACGACCGGGCGGAGCGTCACGACCCGCGTGCTCGACTTCGAGCTGGGCACGGCGGATGCCGAGGATGCCGAGGCCCTCCGCATCCCCGAGGGGAGCCCCGTCGTGCGGCTCCGGCGCCTCCGGCACGTGGACGGCACGCCCTGGCTGCTGGTCGACACCGTGCTGCCGCACGACCGCTTCCCCACGCTCGGCCGCGCGAACCTCGAGAACCGCTCGCTGTACGAGCACCTGCGCCGGCACTTCGGGGTGGAGCCGAGCGGCGCGGACCGCTGGATCAGCGCGGTCGTGCCGACACCCGAGGATGCGGGGCTGCTGGAGCTGGGCCCCGGCCAGCCGGTGCTGTCGATCGAGTCGGTCGCCTGGGACTCCGACGGCGTGCCCTTCGAGCGCTACCACGCCCTGCACCGCAGCGACGAGTCCCGCTTCTACGTCGGCATCCGCTGA
- a CDS encoding polysaccharide biosynthesis tyrosine autokinase, whose amino-acid sequence MELSDYIRVLRKNWLVIVVVTLVGLGAAAAYSLTRTPLYEAESRVFVSTQTSGSVQELQQGSAFTQQRVTTYVNLVTTPIVINPVLDELDLDMTAGELAKQVSASAPLNTTLIGITVTDPDPVLAADIANALGASLTTAVEDIETPAGQELSPVKLTRVQDALPTNVPVSPNVPLNLALGTLVGLALGIGFAVLRTVLDTKVRSARDINNLTDRPILGAIPFDPKAQERPLILHADPHNPRSEAFRALRTNLQFIEMDGGHSFVVTSSIPSEGKSTTTVNLAIALADAGKRVALIDTDLRKPKVAEYLGIEGGAGLTDVLIGRAKVGDVMLPWGKRPLFVLPAGKVPPNPSELLGSKQMAQLLEAISRDFDVVLLDAPPLLPVTDAAVLARVTSGALVVVAAGRTTSGQFEGALTALETVDAKVAGIILAMVPTRGADAYGYGYGYGYGGYGAYTSVTAAPPKPAPTARKKRRGGDAHPQTSQDVPTAVP is encoded by the coding sequence ATGGAGCTCAGCGACTACATCCGTGTCCTGCGGAAGAACTGGCTCGTCATCGTCGTCGTGACGCTGGTGGGCCTGGGAGCCGCGGCGGCCTACTCGCTCACGCGCACCCCTCTCTATGAGGCGGAGAGCCGCGTGTTCGTCTCGACGCAGACGAGCGGATCCGTGCAGGAGCTGCAGCAGGGCTCGGCGTTCACGCAGCAGCGGGTGACGACGTACGTCAACCTCGTGACGACGCCGATCGTGATCAACCCCGTGCTCGACGAGCTCGACCTCGACATGACCGCGGGTGAGCTCGCGAAGCAGGTGTCCGCATCCGCGCCGCTGAACACGACGCTGATCGGCATCACGGTCACGGATCCCGACCCGGTGCTCGCCGCCGACATCGCGAACGCGCTGGGCGCGAGTCTCACGACCGCCGTCGAGGACATCGAGACGCCGGCCGGCCAGGAGCTCAGCCCGGTCAAGCTGACGCGCGTGCAGGACGCCCTGCCCACGAACGTGCCGGTCAGCCCGAACGTCCCGCTCAACCTCGCCCTCGGCACCCTGGTCGGTCTCGCGCTCGGCATCGGCTTCGCGGTGCTTCGCACGGTGCTCGACACGAAGGTGCGCAGCGCCCGCGACATCAACAACCTCACCGATCGTCCGATCCTCGGTGCGATCCCGTTCGACCCGAAGGCGCAGGAGCGTCCGCTCATCCTGCACGCCGACCCGCACAACCCGCGCTCCGAGGCGTTCCGCGCCCTCCGCACGAACCTGCAGTTCATCGAGATGGACGGCGGGCACAGCTTCGTCGTCACCTCCAGCATCCCGAGCGAGGGCAAGTCGACGACGACCGTGAACCTCGCGATCGCGCTGGCGGATGCGGGTAAGCGCGTCGCGCTCATCGACACCGACCTGCGCAAGCCCAAGGTGGCCGAGTACCTCGGCATCGAGGGCGGCGCGGGTCTCACCGACGTGCTGATCGGCCGGGCGAAGGTCGGCGATGTGATGCTCCCGTGGGGCAAGCGTCCGCTGTTCGTGCTGCCGGCGGGCAAGGTGCCGCCGAACCCGAGCGAGCTGCTCGGGTCGAAGCAGATGGCGCAGCTGCTCGAGGCCATCAGCCGCGACTTCGATGTCGTCCTGCTCGATGCTCCCCCGCTTCTTCCGGTGACGGATGCGGCGGTGCTCGCCCGCGTGACGAGCGGAGCGCTCGTGGTGGTCGCGGCCGGGCGCACGACGTCCGGCCAGTTCGAGGGCGCACTCACCGCGCTCGAGACCGTCGACGCGAAGGTCGCCGGCATCATCCTGGCCATGGTGCCCACCCGGGGTGCGGATGCGTACGGCTACGGCTATGGCTACGGTTACGGCGGGTACGGCGCCTACACCTCGGTGACAGCCGCTCCCCCGAAGCCCGCTCCCACAGCACGCAAGAAGCGTCGCGGCGGGGACGCTCACCCTCAGACTTCGCAGGACGTGCCCACCGCCGTTCCCTGA
- a CDS encoding sugar transferase, producing MSTESQVDATTESLTHTQTSKNPAPSSAVQGRTDWRRSYARRLWITDLLALIWVVYGTQIAWFGLGNAQLSMREDARLSDVSYWAFSTGLIIAWMGALAWSDSRSYRVIGTGFAEYVRIGESSFRLFGAIAIIAFLTQIDVARGFLLISLPMGILVLLFTRWLWRQWLVVKRESGDFSARVLLVGSLDSVTQIARELRRVPSAGYHVVGACTPTGQIASTIPGTDIPWMGSVDAVERAMELTSADTVAVTSTDELPPSKVKQISWNLQAGKQHLVLAPSILDIAGPRLHTRPVAGLPLIHVETPRFSKGQLFLKRSMDLLSSTLGVIVISPILIALAIAVRLSSPGPVLFRQTRIGRGGREFKMLKFRSMVVDAEDLLEGLQQKRAEVGVDSGNEVLFKMKNDPRVTRVGRVMRRFSLDELPQLFNVIGGSMSLVGPRPPLPREVEQYADHVHRRFLVKPGVTGLWQVSGRSSLSWEDTVRLDLSYVENWSLMGDFAILSKTAKAALAPGQTAF from the coding sequence GTGTCGACCGAAAGTCAGGTCGATGCGACAACGGAGTCGCTGACGCACACACAAACTTCGAAGAATCCCGCTCCCTCCTCCGCCGTGCAGGGACGGACGGACTGGCGGCGCAGCTACGCCCGGCGCCTGTGGATCACCGATCTCCTCGCGCTGATCTGGGTGGTCTACGGCACCCAGATCGCCTGGTTCGGGCTGGGCAACGCCCAACTCTCCATGCGTGAGGATGCCCGTCTGAGCGACGTGTCGTACTGGGCTTTCTCCACCGGCCTGATCATCGCCTGGATGGGTGCCCTCGCCTGGAGCGACTCCCGGAGCTACCGCGTCATCGGCACCGGTTTCGCGGAGTACGTGCGGATCGGCGAGTCGAGTTTCAGGCTCTTCGGCGCGATCGCCATCATCGCCTTCCTCACCCAGATCGACGTCGCCCGCGGGTTCCTGCTGATCAGTCTGCCGATGGGCATCCTGGTACTGCTGTTCACCCGTTGGCTGTGGCGCCAATGGCTCGTCGTGAAGCGTGAGTCAGGTGATTTCTCCGCTCGCGTGCTGCTCGTCGGTTCACTTGACTCGGTGACGCAGATCGCTCGCGAGCTCCGCCGCGTGCCGAGCGCGGGGTACCACGTCGTGGGCGCCTGCACCCCCACGGGCCAGATCGCCAGCACGATCCCGGGCACGGACATCCCCTGGATGGGTTCCGTGGATGCGGTCGAACGGGCCATGGAGCTGACCTCTGCCGACACCGTGGCAGTGACGAGCACGGACGAGCTGCCCCCGTCGAAGGTGAAGCAGATCTCTTGGAACCTGCAGGCCGGAAAACAGCACCTGGTGCTGGCGCCGAGCATCCTCGACATCGCCGGCCCCCGGCTGCACACGCGCCCCGTCGCCGGGCTGCCCCTCATCCACGTCGAGACCCCGCGATTCAGCAAGGGCCAACTGTTCCTCAAGCGCAGCATGGACCTGCTGTCGAGCACACTGGGCGTGATCGTGATCAGCCCGATCCTCATCGCCCTCGCAATCGCCGTGCGCCTCTCCTCCCCCGGCCCGGTGCTGTTCCGCCAGACGCGCATCGGCCGCGGCGGCCGTGAGTTCAAGATGTTGAAGTTCCGGTCAATGGTGGTCGATGCCGAAGATCTGCTGGAGGGCCTGCAGCAGAAGCGCGCCGAAGTCGGCGTCGATTCAGGCAACGAGGTGCTCTTCAAGATGAAGAACGATCCGCGGGTGACTCGCGTGGGTCGCGTAATGCGGAGATTCAGCCTGGATGAGTTGCCTCAGCTCTTCAACGTGATTGGCGGGTCGATGTCGTTGGTCGGCCCCCGCCCACCGCTACCCCGAGAAGTCGAACAGTATGCGGATCACGTACATCGCAGGTTTCTTGTGAAGCCCGGGGTTACGGGGCTATGGCAGGTGAGCGGGCGTTCTTCCCTCTCCTGGGAGGACACCGTTCGCCTCGACCTCTCGTATGTCGAGAACTGGAGCCTCATGGGAGACTTCGCAATCCTCTCGAAGACAGCGAAAGCAGCCTTAGCGCCAGGCCAGACTGCGTTTTGA
- a CDS encoding glycosyltransferase, producing the protein MRKSVAIIGTRGYPSYYGGFETAVRKLAPYLVDAGWDVTVYGRDGATKDDDPGRDLRVRSIMTRGVESKSISTLSYGFTASLHAFRMKPDVALVMNVANGYFLPLLKVRGVRTLVNVDGIEWHRAKWGPRAKKAFRVGARLTKWFGDELVYDSHEIGRRWKDTFERHGHFIPYGGDVPPELPVEPGFTHRGYVLVVARFVPENTIPEFLDAAEAISRHIPVVIVGSSGYGGPLDEQVAELSRRHESITWMGHISDDQRLLALWQHAAVYFHGHSVGGTNPTLVQAMATATPIVARDTAYNREVLGGGGHFCAPNPADIAEAVVALARDADAQEAASQQNFARSRAVYTWEGVCASYEQQLSALAERKMK; encoded by the coding sequence GTGAGAAAATCCGTAGCCATCATCGGCACGCGAGGCTATCCGAGCTATTACGGCGGTTTCGAGACCGCGGTTCGCAAGCTAGCGCCCTACCTCGTTGACGCGGGCTGGGACGTGACCGTCTACGGGCGTGATGGCGCAACCAAAGACGACGATCCAGGACGGGACCTGCGCGTCAGAAGCATCATGACACGCGGCGTCGAATCGAAATCGATCAGCACGCTCTCCTATGGCTTCACAGCGTCACTGCATGCGTTTCGAATGAAACCAGACGTCGCATTGGTGATGAACGTCGCGAACGGCTATTTCCTCCCTCTCCTGAAGGTTCGAGGCGTTCGCACGCTCGTGAACGTGGACGGGATTGAATGGCACCGCGCCAAATGGGGCCCTCGCGCGAAGAAGGCATTCCGTGTCGGAGCCCGCCTGACGAAGTGGTTCGGTGATGAACTCGTTTACGATTCACACGAAATCGGACGTAGATGGAAAGACACGTTCGAGCGTCACGGTCATTTCATTCCGTACGGTGGTGACGTCCCTCCGGAGCTACCCGTCGAGCCGGGTTTCACCCATCGCGGGTATGTTCTCGTGGTCGCGCGGTTCGTCCCCGAGAACACCATTCCGGAGTTTCTCGACGCCGCCGAGGCTATCTCCCGCCATATTCCGGTCGTGATCGTCGGTTCCTCCGGATATGGAGGACCACTTGATGAGCAGGTGGCCGAGTTGTCCCGCCGACACGAGTCGATCACGTGGATGGGCCACATCAGCGACGACCAGCGGCTCCTCGCCTTGTGGCAGCACGCTGCCGTGTATTTCCACGGTCATAGTGTGGGCGGCACCAATCCGACGTTGGTGCAAGCTATGGCGACGGCCACTCCGATCGTGGCTCGGGATACCGCGTACAACCGCGAGGTCTTGGGCGGCGGCGGGCATTTCTGCGCGCCCAATCCGGCGGATATCGCGGAGGCCGTGGTGGCACTCGCGCGGGATGCGGACGCTCAGGAAGCGGCCTCGCAGCAGAATTTCGCGCGTTCCCGCGCGGTCTATACGTGGGAAGGCGTCTGCGCCAGCTATGAGCAGCAGCTGAGCGCCCTTGCAGAACGGAAAATGAAGTGA
- a CDS encoding glycosyltransferase — protein sequence MHGQHKLSNEGYRTRDGHFIEWFGKKLRGKGDVRVISRPEPLVLAPLRRYPSASVAPNTTPISTRVWKLPSSKDRQRWWVDSLKSYHRRLPSVTAPVITWNPFVSLSSAWPEVVRSRMPVAFDLLDDWTIHYAFSGVRREVTDAYRALFDHASVVTANAEGTVELARRFGRDDVVFLPNGCDPERFSQNSNASGPLTIGYVGKIGKRLNLELILDAADALPHISFTFAGPVLDQEYRRPMEARSNITMLGDVHYNDVPQLLTKFDLGWVPHRVGEGEVGGDVIKTYEYRAAGLPVLTTPVTGAASRGLDAITVLPASDHVTWLTAIAQRGTQRVTRVASPLPPDVRWDGKADFILDRLGLGARA from the coding sequence ATGCACGGGCAACACAAGCTCTCCAACGAGGGCTACCGTACCCGTGATGGTCATTTCATCGAATGGTTCGGCAAGAAGCTGCGCGGCAAGGGAGACGTGAGAGTCATCTCCCGCCCTGAGCCGCTGGTCCTTGCACCGTTGCGCCGGTACCCCTCCGCCAGCGTGGCACCGAATACGACCCCGATATCCACCCGCGTTTGGAAGCTGCCTTCCTCGAAGGATCGGCAGCGGTGGTGGGTTGATTCGCTGAAGTCGTATCATCGCCGGCTCCCCTCGGTGACAGCCCCGGTGATCACCTGGAACCCGTTCGTGTCGTTGTCGTCAGCGTGGCCGGAGGTCGTCCGGTCACGAATGCCGGTGGCGTTCGACCTTCTCGACGATTGGACAATTCACTATGCCTTCTCGGGTGTGCGCCGTGAGGTAACCGATGCATACCGGGCGCTCTTCGATCACGCTTCCGTCGTAACGGCGAATGCCGAGGGCACAGTCGAGCTGGCGAGACGTTTCGGGCGCGACGATGTCGTCTTTCTGCCGAACGGGTGCGACCCCGAACGATTCAGCCAGAACTCGAATGCTTCCGGGCCCCTGACCATCGGTTACGTGGGGAAGATCGGGAAGCGCCTGAATCTGGAACTTATCCTCGATGCGGCGGATGCCCTACCGCATATCAGTTTCACTTTCGCTGGTCCCGTGCTGGACCAGGAATACCGTCGGCCCATGGAAGCGCGGTCGAACATCACGATGCTTGGAGACGTCCACTACAACGACGTGCCGCAGCTCCTGACTAAGTTCGACCTGGGATGGGTACCCCATCGCGTCGGTGAGGGCGAGGTGGGTGGGGACGTCATCAAGACGTATGAGTACCGCGCCGCAGGTCTTCCTGTACTCACGACTCCAGTAACCGGCGCAGCGAGTCGCGGCCTAGACGCGATCACCGTCCTACCTGCGAGCGATCACGTCACCTGGCTCACTGCAATCGCGCAACGAGGGACTCAGCGAGTCACTCGTGTCGCATCTCCCCTACCTCCCGACGTTCGCTGGGACGGAAAGGCGGACTTCATTCTCGATCGCCTTGGCTTGGGGGCGCGCGCTTGA